A window of Gossypium raimondii isolate GPD5lz chromosome 7, ASM2569854v1, whole genome shotgun sequence genomic DNA:
aaaaTGTCATACTAACAAATGATAATGATGTAACTACGAAAGTGATAAAATTCCAATTTGTAATGACGATGGCCGGAAAATTACCCAAAAATACCTTTTAAACCTTTTTTGTGTAGAAATCCGATTCGGAGTTAAAATGCTCGACTAAAGCCAAAAACCCGAGGACTCGAAGGCCTTTCGGACCGAAAGAGACACCAACGGTGGCACAGAGATGAAACGACAGTATGATTTTCcggttttgtttattattttttgttttacttcggaaaaaaaataaaaggctaCCTTTtgaaacttgatttttatttttcttcgttagatttctatttaaaaaataataatcctcACAATATGTTCTTTTTaggcttttatagctgattttacatatatatattttattttttctactaTTTTGTACTATTGTTGCGTGTTGTtgctgtttttttctttttcttgtaggCGACGGTGGCAGAGGAGTGGTTGATGGTGGCAGAGGCTAGGAGCGGAAATTAGGTATTAGGGTTTCTTTCTGAGAAAAAAGTTTACGTCGTTGGGCTATAATTGGGTCttagggttttttaatttaGGCTATTTGGGCTGGTATTGTAACTGGACTggacttttaatatttttatttattttttctgtttgGTTTTTATCTGGGCCTGGGCAAAAATAGcctattacattttattttacttgtgaCTCGCTTATGTTGAGCTTGAGACTCAGTGTTTGGGTTGGTGAGTTGGATCGGAGCTATTTGGCTTACTACAAGTCAACAATTCTGTTGATTATGGTGTAATGGTATACGACAAGTAGATATTTTAAGTAGCAATAGAGTtgattttagtcatttatttaatttttcatttcttttaacccttaaactCGCATTGATTGTCAAATCGcctaaaaatagatgaaaaaattaACATTGATTAACTTTACTGATGTGACATCCACAAGACAATTAATTTGACTATTTTACCCATTTGacccaaaaaattaatatttataaaaatgacccTAATCCAAAAACATTCACCAAAATAACCTGAAATGAACAGTAAATTTGGGTTATGGGAAATAGATGGCCGACACCActctttttttctattaaaaatgtaattttgggGGTTTTGGACACTAGATGGCCGGCAccatgtatttttttcaaaaaaaattttttgtgGTGCTGGCACACTGATGACCTGCACCCATTTttctgatttaaaaatttttttttggggggaaGTGGTGCTGGCCAACAAAGGGCCAAAATCTCCCAACAAAAAATTTGAGAATATTGCAACGTAACCCCTCCTTATTTtcccatcttttttatttcccaagtttaattacatattttatattttaaaacaatattgaaCTACTTatcatgttttttaattattattgcatcactcacattattattaaatttaaaattaatttaaaatatattgaactaattattttataaatatattactcgttatcttttaaaataaaaacaataatttaacaatgtttatttgaattattataaaagatgaaaatcattaaagcatattttcattttataaaaaatataatttaattgtgcatattaaatttaaattaattttaaattaactacttttgatttgaaaattaactAGTTTAGTATCAACTATGTGATTTTGGATATTGTATTtagcattttaaaatattttcacaattataaaatttaatattaaaattaataaatagttttaaaatactTTCATTTGGAGTTCTttagtaatatattaaaataagataacTTTAACAACTTTTTATCAAAACCACCTCCAAAAATTAtcattacatttaaaaataaatataatattttaggcttaatttattatttatacttgagTTTAACAACAATCAAGTtacatttaacaaaataaaaacaaaaatttaaaaaatcatgaaaattcaaatatgatgAGAAAATTcaatcatgaaaattttaaaatttataaaatatgtagttcagtatattttaaattaattttaaatttaataataatgtgagtgatgaaataataattaaaaaatattataagtagttcaatattattttaaaatataaaatatgtaattaaacttgggaaataaaaaagatggaaatatAAGGAGGGGTTATGTTGCaatattctcaaaattttttgttgggTGATTTTGGCCCTTTGTTGGCTAGCACCACtacctaaaaaaaaattttacctcaaaaatttttttgaaaaaaatatatggtGCCAGCCATCTAGTGtctaaaaccttaaaaaaaatttaatagaaaaaaggtGGTGCCAGTCATCTATTTCCCATAACCTAATTTTACTGTTTATTTCAGGTCATTTTGGTGAATATTTTTGAACTAgggtaatttttataaatattttttttgggttaaatgggTAAAATAGCCAATtgattttgaggtgatttgataaaatataatatgcaaGTTAAATATAACACTTAATTTCCAACATCTTCATTCCTAACTGCTCCGAGTAAAGTAACTTCCTCCCAGTCCCAAGTAGAATAAATCAAAGGGAATGTGTTTATCGAGCAACGACAGGGATGATCAAAGTCAATTACAAAGTCAACGTTCGAGTctttatttaaccatttattaaTAGATAACTTCAAAAATTGGACAAGTTCAACTTCAAAGCTCTATTTAACGAACTAATTTGCACCTAGACACTGGAAAAGGAAGATGCATCAGTTGTTTGATGTGATGATTATTggaatttttatgataaaagtattatggatgattttatattaagagttaaattgtaatttgttaattttattaaaaatagataatttaatctatatacgTTAAGGTCAAATGAtaaattagtctttttattaaaattttatttatttatactactaaaattgagcaaattgatttgaagaattttttaattttaaatttttggtcaatttgattaatattagtaattaatttaagtttattttaaaatttaacttttcttaatttaaattgatggtaatacaaaatattaaaattttaaaaataacacatttatattttttatttttactttctcaattaaaataattttaaaatgctataaaatttataattataattatattttaattgatacataCACCTTAGTACATTTCTTGGGATTAGAAACTAGTAACACtctatgaaataaatttattaccaTCAAAATAACCTATATGATGGGAAAACAAGGTATTAAGGAGTAGTGAAAATATTCTTTGAAACAAAACATACTAAGAACTTACATATAAAGGGTGAGAAAGgattttatatatgaaactGTAATTCTACGTTATTTTTATCCCTTTGCAATGGTAGAATGACAAATCcgatttttcagaaaaaatttaaatccaactaataatgctaaaaatcaggaggaaaaatctgatttgtcatcCTCCTATTGAAAATGCATAAGGATGAcgtggaatcacagtttcatacaatttgGAGCTCATAATATAACTTCATGAACTTCAGAGATTATCAAACTCTGGGTGTATTACATTGGCGTCTcttctattttttgaaaatttcatgcAAACATATTGTTTCACAATCTTAGGTCGTCCCCATTTTTTCAAAACATGAAAGTTTTTGCGAAGCAAGGAAGCAAAAAACAAGAAAACGACTAAAGCTGAAAAAGTTCCACTGAAATAGAATAAGCCTCGAAAGTCACTTATTGTAAGTGGGTTCACACTGTTCAAAGTATCCCTCGAATCGAAATTAGTGATTGAACTTTTGAACCACGCATTTTCAAGCATTTCAAGTCTCCCATCTTCTCTGAGTTTTGCTATTTCCCTTGATATGTCTCGAGTCAAGGTTGAACCCTCTGAAAATACCTAAAGGtttcaaaataaagttaaaacaATAGGGCTAATACACAAGCATACAAATAGTCCTCATATGTGTCGAAATTTGGATATCTCTTCACATATTTATTCTCTGAACACTcataatatcttaaaattttgtatcttGAAACATGcaattttttggattttaaccTAAAATCTCAACGCAAAAGTTGCAATTTTGCCCCTCCGAACAATAATAACTCAAGTTCTTTTACCCTCtagattaaatgaaaaaaaaattttagttgtgtcccctaaaatttagttttatgttGAACCTCATCACTAAAATGATCTTAATTTCATTCTGACGTCCAATGCGCTTAACtgtaaaaatagaagaaaaaaaagaaaggctAAACGGTAAATCAACTCGATCCCTCCCATAATCAAGTTTGCCCTAAAAGTATATGTATGTAAAACAATTAGGAGTAATTGATAACTTACAAAGCCAAAGCCATTGGTGGTACGGTTGACAGGGCCGACCATAGAATAATGTGCTGAATATTTTTCTAGGAAGACGTTGATGTATGGCATCTCATCAATTATAGCAGAGAAGCCACCATTTTTGCTACCTTCCGATAAAGCCTTTTCAAATTCTGCTGGTGAAGTAAGCCATTTAGAAGTTGAACTAGAATTCTGGATGTTTAGAATGCCAACAACTTCTTGGGTAACAGGACCTAATCGATGTCCTATTTTGTCCACCTTTGAGATGAACTCGATATGTTGGACCGTCAACATTGACGTCAAGGTCGCGGTGTAATTCGAACCCAATATAAAAATCTCAAACACCCACAAAACAACCACGGATCTCGACAAATTGCTGGTTAATTTCTCCCCTATAAATTCACATTTTCAAAGaaatcatcatttaaaaaaaattaagataaataaaacaagtataaacAGATTATAGAAAAAGGCATTGAACAAATGGATTATCTTTTGGGTCTAATGATAGCTTTAATCCTTCTATTATGCTAAAATTTAAGATATAGTCCCTCTATTTTAATATGtctaaaaacatttttaattgcTAAATGTATTTTTACTCAATCAAATCACGTGAAAATTCAGTcaccaataataaaataacgCTTCGAACAAAATAGATGGGCGAGGGCGTGCTTACATTGTGCAAAAACAAGGATGGAGAAGGAGAAGCTAATCATCCTTCCAATTTGCCCATTTGATTGCTGGGTTTGTTGCTCAGCTAATGCAGGACGTTCGATTAGCCAAATAACAAAAGTTGCTAACACATAAGCTCCCACAATTGTAAGCCAAAGTCCTCGTGTGAGTGGTTTCAAGAAAATCCACAAGTTTTGGTTGTCCTTTGGAGTTAACCGAGTAACCATCCCCACTCCTATATCGGTAAATGGCAAAGTGAAATCTACGTACAAAGATCTATTTGCATTGATTGTTATGTCCCCAACAGCACCATCGTACTTCTGTTTTTGTTTATCCATAGCACAATCAGTGAAAGCAAGTGGCATAAACGAACCAGATAAAATTGTTACGAACCATACCTGGAGATATACTTGGTAGATAAGATCATTGTAAGCCTCACCGATGTTTGGGTTATTATATTCGAAGGGGACAAACTCATATGACGGTTGATACTTCAAACCCGCTATTGCAGCTTCGAAAACAGCTATGCAGAAACCAGAGAAAATGGTGGTATTGGTTTGAAGATCAGGGTCCACTTTCAGCAATTGAGGGAACCCGTTCGATTTTGGAACAGCAATCTTTAGGGTCTTATTAGTTCTTGTTTGCATCATTCGACCTTTGGGAATGGTTGATGTCCCACCAGGCCATAGTATTGTGTTCAGGTCGTTATCAATGGTGAAGCTTGAAACTGAGATTACTGGAATTTTGGTTTGTTTTCCAAATTCAGCCAAAACCTTTGTGTCTAATGCTGATTTTTGTGCACTGATCAGGATGACCTTGACTTTCGCCTTCTCCAAGAGGTTATAAGCTGTATAGGAAATGTATAGCATAAGAGGTATGGAGGCTCATATATTAGAAACCGGATTGTATTTTgtactatatttaaaaaatagataaatttatccTTATACATTATATCAAAGAGCtttcttttacaaaattcaCTCATTTCTTATGTTAAAAATTGGCGTAGCTGACGAAATAATCAGATAGCTATATGTGGCGTACTACGTGTAACTTGTGTTGATGTACAAGGACCAatgttaaacaataaaaatggatggaatttttaacagaaggactaatttactctttgatctaatatataggGAATgatttgcccattttttagtagaaTGGACAAAATGCAATATGATTCCTAGTATAagggcctccatgatacttttaccctaAATGCTCAAATTAGAGCACAATTTTTTAGGGGTTACTCATGGTCCAACATTTCAAAATGGTTGTATAATGGACAAAACTTTACAAAAGTGCTCAAATGAAGgctaaaatcttttaaaattgtcaaataaggGCCAAACATTTTTTATAGTGCTCAAATAAGGGCTTTTCAAATGATGtacattaaatttgaatttatgtttttatttttttat
This region includes:
- the LOC105761694 gene encoding glutamate receptor 1.4; translated protein: MLLFFAFYFSLLGELSGQVGGLRLAGGGEVGVRLIVDMGSREGKLIHSRVSMAISDFNSFRRDNQMRIVLRTIDSKGDPLHALSIAYNLLEKAKVKVILISAQKSALDTKVLAEFGKQTKIPVISVSSFTIDNDLNTILWPGGTSTIPKGRMMQTRTNKTLKIAVPKSNGFPQLLKVDPDLQTNTTIFSGFCIAVFEAAIAGLKYQPSYEFVPFEYNNPNIGEAYNDLIYQVYLQKYDGAVGDITINANRSLYVDFTLPFTDIGVGMVTRLTPKDNQNLWIFLKPLTRGLWLTIVGAYVLATFVIWLIERPALAEQQTQQSNGQIGRMISFSFSILVFAQWEKLTSNLSRSVVVLWVFEIFILGSNYTATLTSMLTVQHIEFISKVDKIGHRLGPVTQEVVGILNIQNSSSTSKWLTSPAEFEKALSEGSKNGGFSAIIDEMPYINVFLEKYSAHYSMVGPVNRTTNGFGFVFSEGSTLTRDISREIAKLREDGRLEMLENAWFKSSITNFDSRDTLNSVNPLTISDFRGLFYFSGTFSALVVFLFFASLLRKNFHVLKKWGRPKIVKQYVCMKFSKNRRDANVIHPEFDNL